A genome region from Leptospira langatensis includes the following:
- a CDS encoding lipase family alpha/beta hydrolase, whose product MKLGKFAVSFAKDSSLGILSGVKAALVGSFEWSAKSLSQISEAPLVKGTKLEEFLRNTGKSLQEAGSKTEEGLSKAFESTSEAMYVALQALNDADSVIKKKLFENISVSSIVGESFAGLVTTSEIKPSFRLEGKDVSVEEVLADWKKSGSQKPILCVPGLFCDEGLWKTESEISFSDVVLEEGYYPFYLRFNPGSHISDNGSSLLDLMREILEDSEIQKFKLDVLSYSQGGLIFRSALNLAKEQTYPLPSYIKKVLFISSPDGGSYIEKIGFWLGLGAESLPVFPVQLVGYIGNQRSDAMKDLSHGIIREQDWKSGSHLSRYWKPQYFGELDDIDAYQIYSFVAEEENPWSSWIGDGIVEQPSLTLLSDSVFRKKENPEGRVRGLKGLSHYQIMPSTELREYFLEIFGSKE is encoded by the coding sequence ATGAAGCTGGGAAAATTTGCAGTCTCCTTCGCCAAAGATTCTTCTCTTGGGATCTTGTCCGGAGTCAAGGCTGCACTCGTAGGCTCTTTTGAATGGAGCGCTAAAAGTCTTTCCCAAATCTCAGAGGCTCCTTTGGTAAAGGGAACTAAGCTAGAAGAATTCCTACGCAATACCGGCAAATCCTTGCAAGAAGCAGGAAGCAAAACGGAAGAAGGTCTCTCCAAGGCATTCGAATCCACGTCGGAGGCCATGTATGTCGCATTACAGGCATTAAACGACGCTGACTCCGTTATAAAGAAGAAGTTATTCGAGAATATTTCCGTCTCCAGTATCGTGGGAGAATCCTTTGCCGGACTAGTCACCACTTCTGAGATCAAACCTTCTTTTCGTTTAGAGGGAAAAGATGTGAGTGTAGAAGAGGTCTTAGCAGATTGGAAGAAGTCCGGCTCTCAAAAACCGATCCTTTGCGTGCCCGGATTATTTTGCGATGAGGGCCTTTGGAAAACAGAATCGGAAATCTCTTTTTCAGATGTGGTGTTGGAGGAAGGATACTATCCTTTTTATCTCAGATTCAATCCAGGGTCCCATATCTCCGACAACGGTTCCAGTTTACTTGATCTAATGCGGGAGATCTTAGAGGATTCGGAGATCCAAAAGTTTAAGCTAGACGTTTTGAGTTATAGCCAGGGAGGACTGATCTTTAGGAGTGCTTTGAATCTCGCTAAAGAACAGACCTATCCTCTTCCTTCTTATATTAAGAAAGTATTATTTATTAGTTCTCCGGACGGGGGTTCTTATATTGAAAAGATCGGATTTTGGTTGGGTCTAGGTGCGGAATCCCTGCCCGTATTTCCCGTACAATTAGTCGGATATATCGGGAACCAGAGAAGCGACGCCATGAAGGATCTTTCTCACGGTATTATCCGAGAGCAAGATTGGAAGAGCGGATCCCATCTTTCCCGGTACTGGAAGCCGCAATATTTCGGGGAACTAGATGATATAGACGCCTATCAGATCTATAGTTTCGTAGCCGAAGAGGAGAATCCTTGGTCCTCTTGGATTGGGGATGGGATCGTAGAGCAACCTAGTCTCACTCTGCTTAGTGATTCTGTTTTCAGAAAGAAGGAAAATCCGGAAGGAAGAGTAAGAGGCTTAAAAGGGCTTTCACATTATCAGATCATGCCCTCGACCGAGCTAAGAGAATATTTCTTAGAGATCTTCGGATCGAAAGAATAA
- a CDS encoding CsaA family protein, with protein MMESTEYTDLVSEKPFADLDLRIGKVVGFELVLEHGEKAYRLILDFGQTVGVRRSSEVLPSLGEEGDLLSKQALCVLDYPSANVARMRAQALFLGFMEDEAEFTKNDAIDFARLAS; from the coding sequence ATGATGGAATCTACCGAATATACAGACTTGGTTTCTGAAAAACCGTTTGCAGATCTGGATCTTAGGATCGGAAAAGTGGTCGGTTTTGAACTCGTGCTTGAGCATGGAGAAAAGGCGTATCGCCTAATCCTGGATTTTGGACAAACCGTAGGAGTCCGCAGATCCAGCGAGGTTCTTCCTTCTCTTGGAGAAGAGGGGGATCTATTGTCCAAGCAGGCTCTTTGCGTCCTAGACTATCCTTCCGCGAATGTCGCGAGAATGAGAGCCCAGGCTCTTTTCCTCGGATTCATGGAAGATGAGGCGGAATTTACTAAAAACGACGCCATCGACTTCGCACGCCTCGCTTCTTAA
- the lvrB gene encoding hybrid histidine kinase/response regulator LvrB, producing MRALKFLFLEDSPTDLELIQRELKKGGVEYIPLHAQDREEYIKAIVEEKPDFIFSDFSLPNFDGLSALSLAKEKCPATPFIFVSGTYGEDAAIQTLTRGATDYVLKDRLVKLVPALKRAIKEMEEHNALRRAEAEKYEIEEQLRQSQKVEAMGFLAGAMAHEINNPIMAIIDYAQMISKGEMDPAKIQKISSKIKQEGERISEMVKDLLRFARQEKGVYEPVSVFNLIKKTRAITEQRLKMSLIQMDLRIDPELPFVLCKEGQILQVLLNLTNNAIDALNQRYPAFNEDKRISINAKREEIAGKAWVRITIEDLGSGIPPEVGKSIFNTFFTTKGAEKGTGLGLSVSLGIVKEHGGFLSFESVPNEYTRFFLDLPAV from the coding sequence ATGAGAGCACTTAAATTCCTTTTTTTGGAAGATTCTCCGACCGATTTGGAGTTGATCCAAAGAGAACTAAAAAAAGGGGGAGTGGAATACATCCCTCTACACGCTCAGGATAGAGAAGAATATATAAAGGCTATCGTTGAAGAGAAACCGGATTTTATTTTTTCGGATTTTTCATTACCGAATTTCGACGGATTGTCCGCTCTTTCTCTCGCTAAGGAAAAATGCCCTGCGACCCCATTTATCTTCGTTTCGGGAACATACGGAGAAGATGCGGCCATCCAGACCTTGACAAGAGGTGCGACTGACTATGTACTAAAAGACCGTTTGGTCAAACTCGTGCCTGCACTCAAAAGAGCCATCAAAGAGATGGAAGAGCATAACGCTCTTAGGAGAGCCGAAGCGGAGAAATACGAGATCGAAGAGCAGCTTAGACAGAGCCAAAAAGTCGAGGCAATGGGATTTCTTGCGGGAGCAATGGCCCATGAGATCAATAATCCAATCATGGCGATCATAGATTACGCGCAGATGATCTCTAAAGGAGAGATGGACCCGGCAAAGATCCAAAAGATCTCTTCTAAGATCAAGCAGGAAGGAGAACGGATCTCCGAAATGGTCAAGGATCTACTTAGGTTCGCTCGTCAGGAAAAAGGGGTGTATGAACCAGTTAGCGTGTTCAATCTGATCAAGAAGACCAGGGCGATCACGGAACAAAGACTGAAGATGAGTCTGATCCAAATGGATCTACGCATAGACCCTGAGCTTCCTTTCGTTCTGTGTAAGGAAGGGCAGATCCTCCAAGTCTTGTTGAACCTGACCAACAATGCGATCGATGCGTTGAACCAACGTTATCCGGCATTTAATGAGGACAAGAGGATCTCAATAAACGCCAAACGCGAAGAAATCGCCGGCAAGGCATGGGTCCGCATTACTATCGAAGATTTAGGATCCGGTATACCTCCCGAAGTAGGTAAATCCATTTTCAATACCTTCTTCACAACCAAAGGAGCAGAAAAAGGTACGGGACTCGGACTTTCCGTCAGCTTGGGGATTGTAAAAGAGCATGGAGGCTTTCTCTCTTTCGAAAGCGTTCCCAACGAATACACAAGATTTTTCCTTGATTTGCCTGCGGTCTAG
- a CDS encoding response regulator, which yields MNQSGHYDILYAEDNPNDAELTLRGFRKNNLVNQVFHVKDGEEALEFLFTKGRYKDRENTGRPLFVLLDLKMPKVDGLEVLKEIKSSENLRTIPVVMLTSSAEEKDIVESYKLGVNSYIIKPVEFEKLIVTVSEIGQYWCILNKSVH from the coding sequence ATGAATCAGTCGGGACATTACGATATTCTTTACGCGGAGGATAATCCGAACGACGCGGAGTTGACCCTTCGCGGATTTAGAAAAAATAATTTAGTAAATCAAGTTTTTCATGTGAAAGATGGAGAAGAGGCGTTAGAATTCTTGTTTACTAAAGGAAGATATAAGGATCGTGAAAACACGGGACGACCTCTTTTTGTACTTTTGGACCTGAAGATGCCTAAAGTAGACGGTCTAGAAGTGTTAAAGGAAATTAAATCTAGCGAGAATCTGAGAACGATCCCAGTAGTGATGCTCACTTCTTCTGCGGAAGAAAAAGATATAGTGGAAAGTTATAAATTAGGTGTTAATAGTTATATTATTAAACCTGTGGAATTCGAAAAGCTCATCGTAACAGTATCTGAAATCGGACAATATTGGTGTATATTAAATAAATCGGTGCATTAA
- a CDS encoding ATP-binding protein — MGFIGAGFLALIIGFSSWISSRNLAVSKDWESHTFGILSKLEKLSAAIRESEINLLSYVSTRQRIHVQNYENSKLVAIEAWQELKAQTGDNVEQQLTLNKIEKAFLKRDQLIHEILDHPGDAERIKARIIPVEEEMKHLAEDLKQRESKLLVIRSSDSKTKMMIAEWILGISFLFNIFVLVVLYKFLNNEYKLRAKTETDFFEKNTLLGLIMDNMADGVVVLDKSGSRILLNDKSEKLLAESSDLLISLDNLKSKQGKLVLKPGTAEEQIILANGTTLNDREGRDLGKVFLLSDITLEEGISNEKEIYMREMLMIKTALDCVSSNIMIADNDLNVVYTNKSVVNMFQAAKENIRTEYPNFSPESLLGSCIDSFHVHPEKQRHILSTFNFTHKSSISIGGREFNLSADPVIDEKGERLGSVVEWLDVTERNRKEFLINQLNRDLEENVKKLEYANKELEAFSYSVSHDLRAPIRGVDGFARIMLEDFAPKMEPEAVRLLNVIASNSKFMGQLIDDLLGFYRVSKVEPKADRVDMKHMVMDAIEIINQEYQYDKIDTRISDLPIIRGDGAMLKQVWLNLISNAFKYSSKSQHPTVEIGYLSGEKDKTFFVKDNGVGFNNQYTHKLFKVFQRLHSNEEFQGTGIGLAIVDRIIKRHGGEVRAEGKIGEGATFYFTLPNKD; from the coding sequence ATGGGATTTATCGGGGCCGGATTTCTCGCCCTGATCATTGGATTCTCCTCCTGGATCAGTAGCAGGAACCTCGCTGTATCCAAGGACTGGGAAAGTCATACTTTCGGAATATTGTCGAAACTAGAGAAACTTTCCGCCGCGATTCGGGAATCGGAGATCAATCTTCTCTCCTATGTCTCTACCCGCCAACGGATACATGTCCAAAATTATGAAAATTCCAAGTTAGTCGCTATCGAGGCTTGGCAGGAATTAAAGGCCCAGACCGGGGATAATGTAGAACAACAGCTTACTCTAAACAAGATAGAAAAGGCATTCTTAAAAAGGGACCAATTGATCCATGAGATCTTGGATCATCCGGGAGACGCTGAAAGGATCAAGGCTCGGATCATTCCCGTCGAAGAGGAAATGAAGCATTTAGCGGAAGACTTGAAGCAAAGAGAAAGTAAGCTTTTGGTCATTCGGTCTTCCGATTCCAAGACTAAAATGATGATCGCAGAATGGATCCTGGGAATATCATTCTTATTTAATATATTTGTCTTAGTTGTCCTATATAAATTCCTAAATAACGAATATAAACTAAGAGCAAAGACGGAGACTGATTTTTTCGAGAAGAATACACTCTTGGGATTGATCATGGATAATATGGCCGATGGGGTTGTTGTCTTGGACAAATCCGGCTCAAGGATCCTACTGAATGATAAATCCGAGAAGTTGCTTGCCGAATCTTCCGATCTGCTAATCAGTTTAGACAATCTAAAATCGAAGCAGGGCAAGTTGGTCCTGAAGCCTGGAACTGCCGAAGAACAGATCATTCTTGCAAACGGAACTACATTGAACGACAGAGAGGGAAGGGACTTGGGAAAAGTATTCCTTCTTTCGGACATTACATTAGAGGAAGGGATCTCTAATGAAAAAGAGATCTACATGAGGGAAATGCTCATGATCAAGACAGCTTTAGATTGCGTATCGAGCAATATCATGATCGCTGATAATGATCTAAACGTTGTATATACGAATAAATCCGTAGTGAATATGTTCCAAGCAGCTAAGGAGAATATCAGAACGGAATATCCGAATTTTTCTCCCGAATCCTTGCTGGGTTCTTGTATAGACTCATTCCATGTTCATCCGGAAAAACAAAGACATATCCTTTCTACATTCAATTTCACTCATAAAAGTTCCATTTCCATAGGAGGAAGGGAATTCAATTTAAGCGCAGACCCTGTGATCGACGAAAAGGGAGAAAGGCTAGGTAGTGTTGTGGAATGGCTGGATGTGACTGAAAGGAATCGAAAGGAATTCCTGATCAACCAACTGAACCGAGACCTTGAAGAGAATGTTAAAAAATTAGAATATGCAAATAAGGAATTGGAAGCATTTAGTTATTCCGTTTCTCACGATTTGCGCGCTCCGATCCGAGGAGTGGACGGTTTTGCAAGGATCATGCTCGAGGATTTTGCTCCGAAGATGGAGCCTGAAGCCGTTCGTCTTTTGAACGTGATCGCTTCCAATTCCAAATTCATGGGACAATTGATAGACGATCTTCTCGGATTCTATCGGGTTTCTAAAGTGGAGCCGAAAGCGGATCGAGTCGACATGAAGCATATGGTCATGGATGCGATAGAGATCATAAATCAAGAATATCAATACGATAAGATAGACACTCGTATTTCCGATCTTCCCATAATCAGGGGAGACGGTGCTATGCTAAAACAAGTCTGGTTGAATTTGATCTCAAACGCGTTTAAATATTCTTCCAAGTCCCAGCATCCGACTGTAGAGATCGGATATTTGAGCGGGGAGAAGGATAAGACTTTTTTTGTAAAAGATAACGGGGTCGGTTTTAATAATCAGTATACTCACAAGCTTTTTAAGGTATTTCAGAGATTGCATTCTAACGAAGAGTTTCAAGGAACGGGAATCGGTCTTGCAATTGTGGACAGGATCATAAAACGTCATGGCGGAGAAGTACGGGCAGAGGGCAAAATAGGCGAAGGTGCAACATTCTATTTTACATTACCTAACAAGGATTAA
- a CDS encoding SpoIIE family protein phosphatase, with product MDPFFLNFYSFGSILISLFFLYIAFFFLTIKDRSKAAFHLGVCALTTVFHNVGYTWGFISFEEGTIYHRFITTTAPLMSFTQLVGFFIYFPEPRKKGIIPGLIFYWLLYAGVLFVAIFYAIECWNAPRSFVPGSHYWDYEANLFYGYFIYIILFYEACYMVIAIWKAIIETGKERRSVIYILLSYAVITVVPGILNALSRNGTVARATYQQSFNLGMVTGLFLIMIVYVNATKERTTILSRIVGVSLATFFVCYQLVGYSILNGYENSYDEMKRRDSQISVTEDKDSQGLAYIVSYDPQENEFHPERGIKDLRFKKEDELEVRFLREKLLLCNLGNLSADQRLKKSEPILDESPSEFSAYANGVRGFLKSKKKEKVSDSDMDAYFTNIYRKLNIIRNKYSRLPNPSNLKSIQNLLSSEEPGLSETLTLVREDALRAVQSSRPSAEVLKTVLTPLSPIHPTGARIYRGTRVYSVGDPKPKMYLSYYFVPDPKGKIFEVGFNYRDYRLFQHDPSLILVLSMIGTFMVIVFGFRFFFQNAIVKPMDEVVVGLTEVNSGNLEYRLVPRVEDEIGFIARSFNKMARSIQAARKRLQKYADELEEKVEERTKELQATLAEVNELKQQQDGDYFLTSLLIKPLGANKATSENVKVDFLLEQKKKFSFRRFNDEIGGDMNIANQIRLRGRQYTVFLNADAMGKSMQGAGGALVLGAVCESIIERTRIVETMKEQSPERWLKNAFIELHKVFESFEGSMLVSSVIGLIDEESGSLYYINAEHPWTALYRDGKASFIENDLMFRKLGTTGMEGKISVKTFQLQAGDVIVAGSDGRDDLLLGNDEEGGRIINNDEQLFLRLIEEGSADLTKIYEAIKRTGGLTDDLSLVRISFKEEGIPERIREKEKIRQLMRNAKEKAKEKNITEALTLLEEADGLDNRLPEVKKGILKFHIRLKDYPKVAHYAEEYLNIRPVDREVLFIASYAARRAKQFHKAQDFGERLLLREPTNVRNLINLSSVSISLRNYERAKYLILEAQRLEPDNSQVTKIRKMLDTRE from the coding sequence ATGGATCCGTTTTTCTTAAACTTCTATTCTTTCGGTTCGATATTGATCTCTTTGTTCTTCTTGTATATCGCCTTCTTTTTCTTAACGATCAAGGATAGAAGTAAGGCTGCTTTTCATTTAGGAGTCTGCGCTCTTACCACCGTATTTCATAACGTAGGATATACTTGGGGATTCATTTCTTTTGAAGAAGGAACGATCTACCATCGTTTCATTACGACTACCGCTCCTCTGATGAGCTTTACTCAGCTTGTAGGATTCTTTATTTATTTTCCGGAACCTAGAAAGAAGGGCATCATCCCGGGTTTGATCTTTTATTGGCTGTTATACGCGGGGGTTCTCTTTGTTGCGATCTTTTATGCGATAGAATGTTGGAATGCTCCTCGTTCTTTCGTTCCTGGGAGCCATTACTGGGATTACGAAGCGAATCTATTTTACGGATATTTTATATACATCATTTTATTCTACGAAGCCTGTTATATGGTGATCGCTATCTGGAAGGCGATCATTGAGACCGGAAAAGAAAGGCGTTCCGTTATCTATATTCTTCTTAGCTATGCAGTGATCACGGTTGTCCCGGGAATTTTGAATGCTCTCAGTCGGAACGGAACGGTGGCCCGGGCAACTTACCAGCAATCCTTTAATCTCGGAATGGTTACCGGATTGTTCCTGATCATGATCGTGTACGTGAATGCCACTAAGGAAAGGACAACCATTCTGAGTCGGATCGTAGGAGTCTCTCTCGCGACCTTCTTCGTATGTTACCAACTCGTGGGTTATTCCATTTTGAACGGTTATGAGAATTCTTACGATGAGATGAAAAGAAGGGACAGCCAGATCTCCGTCACCGAGGACAAGGACTCTCAGGGACTAGCTTATATCGTTTCTTACGATCCTCAGGAAAATGAATTTCATCCGGAGAGAGGGATTAAGGATCTTCGCTTTAAGAAAGAGGATGAGCTGGAAGTCCGTTTCTTAAGGGAGAAACTCCTTCTCTGCAATTTGGGAAATTTATCTGCAGACCAGAGGCTGAAGAAGTCCGAACCTATTTTGGATGAGTCCCCTTCCGAATTCTCTGCATATGCGAACGGAGTGCGTGGATTTCTGAAGAGCAAGAAGAAGGAAAAAGTGAGCGATTCCGATATGGATGCCTACTTTACGAATATATACAGAAAGCTGAATATAATTCGAAATAAGTATTCTCGTTTGCCGAATCCTTCCAATCTGAAATCCATTCAAAATTTATTAAGTTCGGAAGAGCCGGGATTATCCGAAACTCTCACATTGGTCCGCGAGGACGCTCTACGAGCAGTGCAATCCTCAAGACCTTCGGCGGAAGTATTAAAAACCGTCTTGACCCCGCTCTCTCCTATTCATCCTACCGGAGCTAGGATCTACAGAGGGACCCGAGTGTATTCCGTGGGAGATCCCAAACCCAAAATGTATCTCTCTTATTATTTCGTTCCGGATCCAAAGGGCAAGATCTTCGAAGTAGGATTTAATTATCGGGATTATAGGCTCTTTCAGCACGATCCTTCTTTGATCTTGGTATTGTCCATGATAGGGACCTTCATGGTGATCGTGTTCGGTTTCCGGTTCTTCTTCCAAAATGCGATCGTGAAGCCAATGGACGAAGTGGTTGTGGGATTGACCGAAGTAAATTCCGGAAACCTCGAATATAGATTGGTGCCTAGAGTAGAGGATGAGATCGGATTCATCGCTAGATCTTTCAATAAGATGGCGAGAAGTATCCAGGCGGCTCGTAAGAGATTGCAAAAATACGCGGACGAATTGGAAGAAAAAGTAGAGGAGAGGACCAAGGAACTCCAAGCGACTCTTGCGGAAGTAAACGAACTGAAGCAACAGCAAGACGGTGATTATTTCCTTACTTCCCTTCTGATCAAACCTCTCGGAGCGAACAAGGCTACTTCTGAAAATGTGAAAGTGGATTTTCTTTTAGAGCAAAAGAAGAAGTTCAGCTTCCGCAGATTCAACGACGAGATCGGCGGCGATATGAATATCGCCAACCAGATCCGATTGCGGGGAAGACAATATACAGTCTTCTTAAACGCAGACGCTATGGGAAAATCCATGCAAGGAGCCGGTGGAGCCTTGGTTTTAGGAGCGGTATGCGAATCCATTATTGAAAGGACCCGCATCGTGGAAACCATGAAGGAACAATCTCCTGAAAGATGGTTAAAGAACGCATTCATAGAGCTTCATAAGGTCTTCGAGAGTTTCGAAGGTTCCATGTTGGTTTCTTCGGTGATCGGGCTCATAGACGAAGAATCCGGAAGTTTATATTATATCAACGCGGAGCATCCTTGGACTGCTCTATACAGGGACGGCAAGGCGAGCTTTATTGAAAACGATCTGATGTTCCGAAAGCTTGGAACTACGGGGATGGAAGGAAAGATCTCCGTAAAGACCTTTCAATTGCAAGCAGGCGACGTGATTGTCGCAGGCTCGGACGGTCGGGATGATCTATTGCTAGGTAACGACGAAGAGGGGGGCCGGATCATCAATAACGACGAGCAGCTCTTCTTAAGATTGATAGAAGAAGGAAGCGCAGATCTAACGAAGATCTATGAGGCGATCAAAAGAACTGGTGGCCTGACCGATGACCTATCTTTGGTCCGAATCTCCTTTAAAGAAGAAGGCATCCCGGAACGGATCCGCGAGAAGGAAAAGATTCGCCAATTGATGAGAAACGCCAAAGAGAAAGCAAAAGAAAAGAATATTACGGAAGCTTTAACTCTTTTGGAAGAGGCGGATGGGCTCGATAATAGGCTCCCGGAAGTAAAGAAGGGAATATTGAAATTCCATATTCGCTTGAAGGATTATCCCAAAGTTGCGCATTACGCAGAAGAATATTTGAATATCCGACCGGTGGACAGAGAAGTTTTATTTATCGCTTCTTACGCAGCACGAAGAGCAAAACAATTCCATAAGGCACAGGACTTCGGAGAGAGATTACTTTTGAGAGAACCGACGAATGTCCGGAATTTGATCAATCTTTCTTCCGTTTCGATCTCACTTAGGAACTATGAAAGAGCGAAATATCTGATACTAGAAGCACAACGTTTGGAACCGGATAACTCTCAAGTAACAAAAATTAGAAAAATGTTAGATACTCGGGAGTGA
- a CDS encoding acyltransferase family protein: MKEYFLGIFRSDDKEIAPFNGIRTMCFFMLIYGHMYRSVEVFIPEINPYMRNFLDNGSTCLDMFFSVSGFLIATPLFAELNNKGTINWKFFYIKRFLRIFPPYYAFLALQYFVFIPIMLKTATPEIAAQIEIYKGRIWYDIFYLSDYLKGTMFHGWSLSLEEQFYIIFPLFLLTVFSKVPERFRLTLLVVLTIIPTIYRAIFSYTILFKTTGSESVNLYNTYFYYPFQGHIDSILCGIVFSYIFSFRKHWLEWLFKSGRLGTVLHLCVWAVLVTYTILAEEFKMSFHQIIRYPSFSILWILIFIFTMRKDDPIGKFLSWKVFFPFAKLSYCAYLIHVVAMVPLSRKLLFADGKLEQHEFLLYTIPVGLFVFFCAYFYYLLTERPFTIIKDKLIARYKAKMTSQVFRDELNKATS; the protein is encoded by the coding sequence ATGAAAGAGTATTTCCTCGGAATATTCCGTTCCGACGATAAAGAAATAGCCCCGTTCAACGGGATCAGGACCATGTGCTTCTTTATGCTCATTTACGGGCATATGTATCGGAGCGTAGAGGTCTTCATTCCGGAGATCAATCCATACATGAGAAATTTTTTGGACAACGGTTCCACTTGTTTGGACATGTTCTTCAGTGTGAGCGGATTCTTGATCGCGACTCCTCTTTTCGCAGAGTTGAACAATAAAGGAACTATCAACTGGAAATTCTTTTATATTAAAAGATTCTTAAGGATCTTTCCTCCGTATTATGCGTTCTTAGCTTTGCAATACTTCGTCTTCATCCCGATCATGTTAAAAACTGCTACGCCTGAGATAGCTGCACAGATCGAAATATACAAAGGAAGGATCTGGTATGATATATTCTATCTTTCCGATTATTTGAAAGGGACAATGTTCCACGGTTGGTCCTTATCCTTGGAAGAACAGTTCTATATTATCTTTCCACTTTTTCTTTTGACCGTATTTTCCAAGGTGCCGGAAAGGTTCCGGCTAACCTTGCTAGTAGTTCTCACGATTATTCCCACTATTTATAGGGCAATCTTCTCCTATACGATCCTATTTAAAACGACCGGATCGGAAAGTGTAAACCTGTACAATACGTATTTCTACTATCCGTTCCAGGGACATATAGATTCCATTCTTTGCGGGATCGTATTCTCTTATATATTCAGTTTTCGTAAACATTGGCTGGAATGGCTATTTAAGTCAGGAAGACTCGGAACAGTTCTTCACCTATGCGTTTGGGCAGTCCTTGTTACCTATACGATCTTGGCAGAAGAATTCAAAATGAGCTTTCACCAGATCATTCGTTATCCGAGCTTCTCCATACTCTGGATCCTGATCTTTATTTTCACAATGCGAAAAGACGATCCGATCGGAAAGTTCCTCTCTTGGAAGGTATTCTTTCCATTCGCTAAGCTATCTTACTGCGCGTATCTGATCCATGTAGTGGCGATGGTCCCTCTTTCCAGAAAGCTTTTATTCGCAGATGGAAAATTAGAACAACATGAATTCCTATTATATACGATCCCTGTTGGGCTCTTCGTATTCTTCTGCGCGTATTTCTATTATCTGCTCACGGAAAGACCGTTTACCATTATCAAAGATAAACTCATCGCCAGATATAAAGCAAAGATGACCTCGCAAGTATTCAGAGATGAATTGAACAAGGCGACTTCATAA
- a CDS encoding STAS domain-containing protein, which translates to MEITVQGDIHIIKISGSILQSDSEELDRNLSDHNFEPSPKIIIDLTEVSHICSTALGILVSYKKKFNSAEGDIIIVVNDDDLLQLFEITMLDKVFKVLPTIDDAFDEFKLGN; encoded by the coding sequence ATGGAAATAACCGTTCAAGGCGATATTCATATCATCAAAATTTCGGGGTCTATCCTCCAATCCGATAGCGAAGAATTGGATCGCAACCTAAGCGATCATAATTTTGAGCCTTCTCCTAAGATCATAATCGATCTTACCGAAGTGAGCCATATCTGCTCCACTGCTTTGGGTATCCTTGTTTCTTATAAGAAGAAGTTTAACTCCGCAGAGGGAGATATCATCATCGTAGTCAATGACGACGATCTTCTGCAACTTTTCGAGATCACGATGTTGGACAAAGTATTCAAAGTACTTCCGACCATTGACGATGCTTTCGACGAGTTCAAACTGGGAAATTGA
- the rdgB gene encoding RdgB/HAM1 family non-canonical purine NTP pyrophosphatase, with product MKSLVIASNNSHKVREIRAILDPLGFSLSTPKELGIDFGPEETGITFQENALLKARDLYSLSKLPSLADDSGICVDALGGEPGVYSARFGGEGLDDEGRARLLLSKMQGKKDRNAKYVCVIALVTPEGEYTFEGECHGLISEEYETSGNGFGYDPIFYYPPFSAHFSQVSDERKNSVSHRKLALDGLVKHLKQYS from the coding sequence TTGAAATCCCTAGTTATAGCCTCCAACAACTCTCATAAAGTTCGCGAAATTCGGGCCATCTTAGATCCTTTGGGGTTTAGTTTATCTACTCCAAAGGAATTGGGAATAGACTTCGGCCCGGAAGAAACCGGAATCACCTTCCAAGAAAACGCTCTCTTAAAAGCTAGAGATCTATATTCCCTTTCCAAACTTCCCTCTCTTGCGGACGACTCAGGTATTTGCGTGGATGCTCTGGGTGGAGAACCCGGCGTTTATTCCGCCAGATTCGGAGGAGAAGGTCTAGACGATGAAGGAAGAGCCCGCCTTCTACTCAGCAAAATGCAAGGAAAGAAGGATCGAAACGCAAAGTACGTCTGTGTGATCGCCTTAGTAACTCCGGAAGGAGAATATACTTTTGAAGGGGAATGCCACGGATTGATCTCCGAGGAGTACGAAACCAGTGGGAACGGTTTCGGCTACGATCCTATCTTTTACTACCCGCCCTTCTCCGCTCATTTCTCGCAAGTTTCAGACGAAAGAAAGAACTCAGTGTCTCACCGAAAGCTCGCCTTAGACGGCCTGGTGAAACACCTAAAACAATATTCCTAA